TGAGAAGGtgactaaaaaacaaaaacaaaaatcatatagtttttgataaaaaaggaaaaaataaatttttggataattttttttttgtcaaaaacatgTTTTCGACTGGATATATGTTGTTTTATATGTGTACTTGTATGGATCGGTGTAGGTTGGACCGTATATGTGGAAAACGTACAAGGAAGTATCCGAAGAAGTTCTCCAGATCGGCTCTGCGCTACGAGCCGCGGGAGCTGAACTTGTAATTTTCTTTACATTATacattttctcaaaattaccttattattattattattattattattattattattattattattattattattattattattattattattattattttacagtTTATAGCTACTACTACAAATGGTCTATATACTAAATACGTAGGGGTGTCGAGTGGGGATTTATGGAGCTAATTGTCCTCAATGGATCATAGCAATGGAGGTCCAtctcatttttaattaatttttctgattaatttttctttacaaattacttatatagacatatttttaaatttgtaggCTTGTGCGGCTCACACTCTAATCTGCGTACCTCTATATGATACCCTGGGTacgttaaattttattttcttgtgacCATGCATACATTGGTAActcaaattaatcaaattaacaCTCAAGAACGTCACTCAAACACCTTTTTTCCCTTCCGATGTTCTTTTTAGGTCCAGGAGCAGTCGATTATATCGTCGATCACGCGGAGATCGATTTTGTGTTTGTCCAGAACACAAAAATTGAAGGAGTTAAGATCTTTGAGATTAATTTATTTCATCAACTAATCTGTACATTTGAAAGATGTTTAGtaatgtgatttttatttttttctgctcTTATAATTTTAGCTTCTTGAGCCAGATTGCAAAAGTGCAAAACGTCTAAAAGCTATCGTTTCTTTCACTATTCTAAGCGAAGAGCAGAGAATTAAGGCTTCAGAAATTGAAGTCAAAGCATACTCGTGGCTCGATTTTCTCCATTTGGTTCGTCTcttctatataattttatttttacattgttACAATTTCTATAGTGTAAAATAGGGCTATTCTTTGAGGTGTTAAATGATACGCACATGTTAAACCAACGGACGATAATATTATACATTACGTTAGACGCATAGGATTAATACACATAATTTGGTACCCACGTTAACagtgttaaaatatatttttttgactcaTTCACCGTTGACTTTTTGACCAGGGACAAGAGAAGCCGGAAGAGATCAACCCGCCTAAACCGTCTAACGTGTGCACCATAATGTACACTAGCGGAACAAGCGGTGAACCTAAAGGTGTGGTTTTGACCCACGAAGCGGCCGCGACTTGCGTTATTGGGATGGATCTCTGCTTGGACCAGTTCGAAGACAAGGTGACTCTCAATCAATTTAAGAAACACTAAAAACTACGataagatttataaataaagaaaaaagatttataCATAATAGCCATTTC
The Camelina sativa cultivar DH55 chromosome 6, Cs, whole genome shotgun sequence genome window above contains:
- the LOC104699492 gene encoding long chain acyl-CoA synthetase 1-like, which encodes MKSFVAKVEEGVKGEDGKPSVGPVYRNILSEKGFPPRDSDITTTWDIFSKSVEKFPGYKMLGWRQIVDEKVGPYMWKTYKEVSEEVLQIGSALRAAGAELGCRVGIYGANCPQWIIAMEACAAHTLICVPLYDTLGPGAVDYIVDHAEIDFVFVQNTKIEGLLEPDCKSAKRLKAIVSFTILSEEQRIKASEIEVKAYSWLDFLHLGQEKPEEINPPKPSNVCTIMYTSGTSGEPKGVVLTHEAAATCVIGMDLCLDQFEDKMTHDDVYLSFLPLAHILDRANEEYFFRKGASVGYYHGDLNALRDDIQELKPTFLAGVPRVFERIHEGIRKALQELNPRRRLIFYALYK